TGACGTCCGCGAGCTGCCCCACCGCGGAGTCCATGTGGGCCGCCTCGGAGTCCTTCATCCAGACGGGCACGTACTGGTTCACGATCAGGCTCAGGAACGTGAGGAACACGAGGAGGGCCATGATCGTCCCGACCGTCGACGCCACACCGCGCTCGTCCCTGCGAAGATCGCGACGAATCACGACGACCATCGAGTCACCTGTAGAGAACCCTCTCCGGTGGGCATTACATCGCGCCAACCCGGGTTACGCTATTTATAGGTGTCGTGCTGAAATTCCACGAGTGAGAATGAATCGGTTTTCTCCATAGAACGAGGGTTTTCGTGGGGCCGATTTTTCGGGGTCATTTTCAGGCTGCGAACCCATCGTTTTCGTACAATTCGCGGCTTCGAATTCCACGGCGCTCCGCGGCCTCAGGGAGGACGCGCATGTGCCGCGGCGTACACGAGGCTCGCCTCACCGAGCATGAACCGCTTCATGCCGTCGATCGAGGCGTACTCGTTGGGCGCGTGGGCTCGCGAACCGTGTCCGAGGCCCGACGCGACCCAGGGGAGCTTGAGGTACTCGTCGAAGGCGAACGCGGGCATCGTCCCACCGCTCGTGGGCCATACCTCCGGCTCCCGGTCGTGGGCCCGCACGGCCTCGACCGCGGCGTGCGCGATCCAGGAGTCCGGGTCCGTCTTCGCGGCCCCGTATGGGCCGTGGACCTGAATCTCGAGGTCCTCGAAGCCGCGCTTCCGCAGGTGAGATCGGAGCTTGCGCAGGGTGCCCTCCACGGTCATGTCCTTCACGAGCCGAATGTCGACCTTGGCGTACGCCTCGTGCGGGAGAATCGTCTTCGTGCCGCCGTGCTCGATGTAGCCCGCGTAAAGGCCGCAGATGTTGATCGTCGGGTCAAAGAGGTACTTGCGCAGGAGGGCGTCCTTCGGCAATCGATACTTGAACTTGGCCGTGCGCTCCTCCCGCAGCCACGCCTTCGGATCGAACCTCTTGGACAGGGTCGCGATCATCTCGAGGTCCCGCTTCGTGGGAGGGCGCACGTCGTCCCAGAACCCCTCCACGAGAGGTCGCTGGGTCTTGCGGTCGACGAGGGTGTCGAGCGCCTGCACGAGCCGCCACACCGGGGAATCGATCCACACCGCGTTCGAGCTGTGGATCTCGCTCTCCATGGGGCCACCCTTCTTCGGGTTTCCGCGCGACCAGATCGTGAGGTACAGGCACCCCTTCACGCCCAGGTAGATCGTGGGCACCCCGCGCAGATCCTCCGTGTAGTCGTTCGCAATGGCGCCATCCGCCTTGAGCTCGGCGCGATGGGTCCGGACGAACTCGATGAAGTTGGCGCTGCTGATCTCCTCCTCGCCTTCGGCGAGGATCTTCAGGTTCACGGGCATCTCGTCGACGTCTCGGATCACGCGCCAAGTGTGCAGGTGGCCCATGAGCGCTCCCTTGGAGTTCGTCGATCCTCGGGAGACCACCGCAGGCCCGACGCCCTCCACGTCATGGATCTCCGCGGCAAAGGGAGGCGAACGCCACGCGGCGAGGTCGCCCACGGGCTGGACGTCGTACATCTCGTACTCGACGAGGGTCGTGTCGGCGCCGACGTCGAGATACCCGATGACGAGCGGGTGGCCCCCCTTGGCAAACGTCTTCGTCTTACACCCGAGCTCGGCCATGGCGGACCGAACCCGCTCGGCGCACTCGGCGACACCTTCGCCCGTGGCGCTGACGCTGGGCTGGCGCAGGAGCTCCCGGGTCTTCTCGAGCCCTTCCGGGAATCGCCGGTTCAGCGCCTCGTAGACCTCCGGCGGCGCGATCTCTTTCATCGGCGCGGGGATATGGCCGGAGACGATAAGGATGAAGGTGGGCCCGCCCGCACGACCGGGAAATGCACCACCACTCGCCGCGGGAGCCGCACCCAGGAAGCGCGGCCCTGGAACATGCCCATTGCCTCAGGCATCCCTCGTCCCGCGCTCTGCAGGCAGCAAACTATTTCTCCCGCGAACCGTTCGGTCGCGTTGCGCCGCGGTAACTCAGTTTGGGAGAGTGCGAGACTGAAGATCTCGAAGCCGCCGGTTCGAGCCCGGCCCGCGGCACTTCCTCCCGACTCCGGGCGCTCGACAACCTTTTTATCGGGAGACCCGTTCGTCGCTCGTCCCGCCTTAGCTCAGCCTGGTCAGAGCGGGTGACTGTAGAGTGCTCCCGCGGACACGGCGTTCGCGGTGCCCGCTGGCATCATCAGGCCCCCGGTTCAAATCCGGGAGGCGGGACTCCCCTCTGGCGGCGCCGCCCGTGGTCGCGTCTACAGATTCATGAGCCGGTCGGCCGTTGCCCTCGCATGGTCCACTTCCCGGAGATGTTCGAGAAGCTCCCCCTGACAGACGTCCCCATTCCGGGCGTGCACGTGCGACTCCTCCGCGGTCCGACGGCCTCCGCGATCTTCTGGGAGGCCACCCAGGACACTTCCGTGCCGGAACACGAACACGGCGCGCAGTGGGGCGTCGTCCTCGAGGGAGAGATCCGGCTGACCATCGGATCTGCAGCCCGAACCTGCCGCCGCGGGGACGGGTATTTCGTGCCTGCGAGGGTGCCGCACGCGGCGGTCCTGAAGAAGGGGGCGCGTGTGATCGACTTCTTCGATGACCCGAATCGATATCGCGAAAAGGGGTGACGGCTAGAACATGGGCGTCTGCGCACGGGCGATCTGCGCACTGAGCCGATCGATGTACGCCTTCATGCGGACCAGGATCGTCTTCGCCTCGATGACCCCGAGGATCGTGCCGTCCTTCACGACGAGGACCCGGCGTGTCCCGCGGTCCACCATGAGCTGGGCAACCGCATCCAGGGCGGCGCTTCCTTCCACGGAAACGAGGTTGCGGCTCATGATCTCCTCGAGCCGCACGGCCTCGGGGTCGCGGTCCTCCGC
The genomic region above belongs to Thermoplasmata archaeon and contains:
- a CDS encoding M20/M25/M40 family metallo-hydrolase; protein product: MKEIAPPEVYEALNRRFPEGLEKTRELLRQPSVSATGEGVAECAERVRSAMAELGCKTKTFAKGGHPLVIGYLDVGADTTLVEYEMYDVQPVGDLAAWRSPPFAAEIHDVEGVGPAVVSRGSTNSKGALMGHLHTWRVIRDVDEMPVNLKILAEGEEEISSANFIEFVRTHRAELKADGAIANDYTEDLRGVPTIYLGVKGCLYLTIWSRGNPKKGGPMESEIHSSNAVWIDSPVWRLVQALDTLVDRKTQRPLVEGFWDDVRPPTKRDLEMIATLSKRFDPKAWLREERTAKFKYRLPKDALLRKYLFDPTINICGLYAGYIEHGGTKTILPHEAYAKVDIRLVKDMTVEGTLRKLRSHLRKRGFEDLEIQVHGPYGAAKTDPDSWIAHAAVEAVRAHDREPEVWPTSGGTMPAFAFDEYLKLPWVASGLGHGSRAHAPNEYASIDGMKRFMLGEASLVYAAAHARPP
- a CDS encoding cupin domain-containing protein, producing MVHFPEMFEKLPLTDVPIPGVHVRLLRGPTASAIFWEATQDTSVPEHEHGAQWGVVLEGEIRLTIGSAARTCRRGDGYFVPARVPHAAVLKKGARVIDFFDDPNRYREKG
- a CDS encoding CBS domain-containing protein; the protein is MVLYARDIVEKEILRLPSGTSVLEAAREMREKHHGFVIVVTADGKPAGIATEWDFVARVVAEDRDPEAVRLEEIMSRNLVSVEGSAALDAVAQLMVDRGTRRVLVVKDGTILGVIEAKTILVRMKAYIDRLSAQIARAQTPMF